In one window of Bifidobacterium sp. WK041_4_12 DNA:
- the eno gene encoding phosphopyruvate hydratase, with protein MSKISNIHAREILDSRGNPTLEVEMTLEDGSYGLGSVPSGASTGENEANEKRDGDAKRYDGKGVQTVVDGVNGEIAKAVAGLDASDQRHLDETLIRLDGTENKSRLGANAILGVSLAALHASAASAHLPLYQYIGGTNGHVIPVTAMNVLNGGVHAVSSNVDIQEFMFTPVGFDSYHEALRANVESYHALKKVLIAKGLETGLGDEGGFAPNLKSNREAFDLLVEAIEKAGYEPGRQIAICFDSAASEFYDKENDVYNFDGSKASAQDMAQFYESLINEYPIASIEDPFDENAWDDFKALTSKIGDRVQVMGDDIFVTNPKFLRRAISEHTANSTLIKLNQIGTVTETLEAIKLANRNGLTTMVSHRSGETPDATIADLAVGANAMQLKSGAPARGERVAKYNQLLRIEERLGDSVEYAGLHAFPQLATRI; from the coding sequence ATGAGCAAGATTTCGAATATTCACGCACGCGAGATTCTCGATTCGCGCGGCAATCCAACTCTGGAAGTCGAGATGACACTGGAGGACGGTTCTTACGGTCTTGGATCCGTTCCATCCGGTGCTTCGACCGGTGAGAACGAGGCCAACGAGAAACGTGATGGGGATGCGAAACGATATGACGGCAAAGGCGTGCAAACCGTCGTCGACGGAGTCAACGGTGAGATAGCCAAGGCGGTTGCCGGTCTCGATGCATCCGATCAGCGCCATCTCGATGAGACGCTGATTCGTCTGGACGGAACCGAGAACAAGTCTCGGCTCGGAGCCAACGCCATACTCGGCGTATCGCTGGCTGCCCTGCATGCCTCGGCGGCCTCGGCGCATCTGCCGCTCTATCAGTACATTGGTGGCACCAATGGGCACGTCATCCCGGTGACGGCGATGAATGTGCTCAACGGCGGCGTTCATGCCGTCTCGTCCAACGTGGACATTCAGGAATTCATGTTCACACCCGTTGGGTTTGACTCCTATCACGAGGCGCTGCGAGCCAACGTCGAGTCCTATCATGCTTTGAAGAAAGTCTTGATTGCGAAGGGGTTGGAAACCGGATTGGGTGACGAGGGTGGTTTCGCACCGAACCTCAAGTCCAATAGGGAGGCCTTCGACCTTCTGGTCGAGGCCATCGAAAAGGCGGGCTATGAGCCAGGTCGGCAGATTGCCATCTGCTTCGATTCCGCTGCCTCAGAGTTCTACGACAAAGAGAACGACGTCTACAACTTTGATGGTTCCAAGGCCAGCGCACAGGACATGGCTCAATTCTACGAGAGCCTGATTAACGAGTATCCCATTGCTTCCATCGAGGATCCATTCGATGAGAATGCATGGGACGATTTCAAGGCGCTCACCTCCAAGATTGGCGACAGAGTGCAGGTGATGGGAGACGATATCTTCGTGACCAACCCGAAGTTCCTACGCCGGGCGATCAGTGAGCACACCGCCAACTCCACGCTCATCAAGCTCAATCAGATAGGAACTGTGACCGAGACCCTCGAGGCGATCAAGCTTGCCAATCGCAACGGATTGACCACCATGGTGTCCCATCGTTCCGGCGAAACACCGGATGCGACCATCGCTGACCTTGCAGTCGGCGCCAACGCCATGCAGCTCAAGTCCGGCGCTCCGGCTCGTGGCGAGCGTGTGGCGAAGTACAATCAGCTGCTGCGGATCGAGGAACGGCTCGGCGACTCCGTCGAATATGCGGGACTGCACGCCTTCCCGCAGTTGGCAACACGCATCTGA
- a CDS encoding inorganic diphosphatase, whose protein sequence is MSATKTLSVLVEIPRGERNKYEMDHETGRIKLDRTLFTSMGYPADYGYVEGTLGEDGDPLDALVLDEVPVFPGCLINARPIGLFVMTDEHGPDSKVICVPDDIRYEGVLGLDDVSDWKKAEIKHFFSNYKSIEPGKHVDSDLSWADLPAAQQEIAEAFDRANRK, encoded by the coding sequence ATGAGCGCAACGAAAACCTTGTCCGTCCTTGTAGAGATACCACGGGGAGAGCGCAACAAGTATGAGATGGACCATGAGACAGGCAGGATCAAGTTGGATCGCACCCTGTTCACATCCATGGGCTATCCCGCCGATTACGGCTATGTCGAGGGGACACTGGGGGAAGACGGCGACCCCCTCGATGCCTTGGTTCTCGACGAGGTACCGGTATTCCCGGGATGCCTGATCAATGCTCGGCCAATCGGGCTGTTTGTCATGACCGACGAGCACGGTCCTGATTCGAAGGTTATCTGTGTGCCGGACGACATTCGATATGAGGGCGTGCTGGGTCTGGACGATGTCAGTGATTGGAAGAAGGCCGAAATCAAGCATTTCTTTTCCAACTACAAGTCGATAGAACCAGGCAAGCACGTCGATTCCGATCTGTCGTGGGCTGATCTGCCAGCGGCGCAGCAGGAAATCGCTGAGGCATTCGACAGAGCGAACCGAAAATAG
- a CDS encoding universal stress protein, translated as MQHPTAHLSSIIVGIIPGQPDRVIEKACEMAASMAPVKLHLVYVDPTLVKEDGHIEPLDPDSMGVTERDNSKQLSEHALKIARGAGADADYHLLVGDPVKELAEFAREHDAVMIVVGTRERGALAALQEWVNGSVSVRLAHTQHIAVLTVPLADEYDD; from the coding sequence ATGCAACATCCAACCGCACATTTATCGTCCATTATCGTCGGAATCATTCCCGGGCAGCCTGATAGGGTGATCGAGAAGGCATGCGAGATGGCCGCATCAATGGCCCCTGTCAAGCTTCATCTTGTCTATGTGGATCCCACCCTTGTCAAGGAAGACGGGCATATCGAGCCCTTAGATCCCGACAGCATGGGCGTAACCGAGCGTGACAACTCGAAGCAACTGTCTGAGCATGCGCTCAAAATTGCCCGGGGTGCAGGCGCTGATGCTGATTACCATCTTCTGGTGGGAGACCCTGTGAAGGAGCTTGCGGAGTTCGCCCGTGAGCACGATGCCGTGATGATTGTGGTGGGCACCCGGGAGCGTGGGGCCTTGGCTGCGTTGCAGGAGTGGGTCAATGGGTCGGTTTCGGTGCGTCTGGCGCACACGCAGCACATTGCCGTTCTCACCGTTCCACTCGCCGACGAATACGATGATTGA
- a CDS encoding IS30 family transposase, with amino-acid sequence MKAYPHVTGGERIRIEMLRFGDHETIRQVARQLHRSASTISRELRRGLWFASNENESYRPYHPGRLKTGAWTAGPFYSALTAQRKAEARSRRPRKPRRMMDARLHAWVADALTRSWTPELIEGRLKLEYPADPSMRISHECLYQWIYQGHADGEDWRRYLPRAKRHRTRRAGRRAGRVTIPMRVPLALRPKVVDHRGSFGHYESDTVIGSAPSKRCVDTQVERKTRKLFARLIESKSAPATARAEYAIYSHIPAAARIDRTWDNGSESALHRLVDEALGMLTYYADPYSPWQRASSENRNGMIRRYLPKHTSLKNLTQTELDDIVTEINDTPMKLLDYHTPNEAWQEEISKLGLSSNQTSQQAKHCTCK; translated from the coding sequence ATGAAAGCTTATCCGCATGTGACCGGGGGTGAGCGGATCAGGATTGAGATGCTGCGTTTCGGGGATCATGAGACGATCCGGCAGGTGGCCCGCCAGCTGCATCGTTCCGCCTCCACGATCAGCCGGGAGCTCAGGCGTGGCCTGTGGTTCGCGTCCAACGAGAACGAGTCGTACCGGCCCTACCATCCCGGGCGGTTGAAGACGGGGGCGTGGACGGCTGGCCCGTTCTATTCGGCGTTGACCGCGCAGCGCAAGGCCGAGGCACGTTCGCGCAGGCCGAGGAAGCCCAGGCGCATGATGGACGCGCGCCTGCACGCGTGGGTGGCGGACGCGTTGACGCGTAGCTGGACGCCCGAGCTGATCGAGGGCCGGTTGAAACTGGAGTATCCGGCTGACCCGTCGATGCGGATCAGCCACGAGTGCCTCTACCAGTGGATCTACCAGGGGCATGCGGACGGCGAGGATTGGCGGCGCTACCTGCCCCGGGCCAAACGCCACCGCACCAGACGGGCGGGCCGCAGGGCCGGGCGTGTGACGATCCCGATGCGCGTGCCACTCGCCCTGCGTCCCAAGGTCGTGGACCACCGAGGTTCGTTCGGCCACTACGAATCCGACACGGTCATCGGTTCGGCTCCCTCGAAGCGGTGCGTCGACACGCAGGTCGAACGCAAAACCAGAAAGCTGTTCGCCCGCCTCATCGAATCCAAAAGCGCACCGGCGACCGCCAGGGCCGAATACGCGATCTACAGCCACATCCCCGCAGCGGCGCGCATCGACCGGACCTGGGACAACGGGTCCGAATCCGCGTTGCACCGGCTCGTGGACGAGGCCCTGGGCATGCTCACCTACTACGCCGACCCATACTCGCCCTGGCAGCGCGCCAGCAGCGAGAACCGCAACGGCATGATCCGCCGCTACCTGCCCAAACACACCAGCCTGAAGAACCTGACCCAAACCGAACTCGACGACATCGTCACCGAGATCAACGACACCCCCATGAAACTCCTGGACTACCACACGCCCAACGAAGCATGGCAAGAGGAAATATCCAAACTCGGCCTATCATCAAACCAGACCAGCCAACAAGCCAAACATTGCACTTGCAAATAG
- a CDS encoding transcriptional regulator — translation MNLSDDLQDWDRIILSPLRFTIMSLINQADAVGFADIRRAAQTTPQTLSKQVTILENAGYINVSKIARGRRILTEISATDEGRRAFKRQIDILKHIADAR, via the coding sequence ATGAATCTCTCAGACGATCTGCAAGATTGGGACAGAATCATTCTCTCACCACTGAGATTCACGATTATGTCGCTGATCAACCAAGCTGACGCGGTCGGCTTCGCGGACATTCGCAGAGCCGCGCAGACCACTCCACAAACACTGAGTAAACAGGTCACCATCCTCGAAAACGCTGGATATATCAACGTCAGCAAGATTGCCCGCGGCAGACGCATACTCACCGAAATCAGCGCTACCGACGAGGGGCGGCGGGCATTCAAACGACAGATCGACATCCTCAAGCACATCGCCGACGCCCGCTAA
- a CDS encoding DUF488 domain-containing protein, which yields MKHSMIMMRVYSLDPDTQGYRILVDRLWPRGMKKDRLRLDLWAKEVTPSTPLRTWFGHKAERFEEFRNRYMSELDASDEAAEFARNCSHIIRDQDILLLYAAKDTEHNHVMVLKEWLLQQPSFESIEQAA from the coding sequence ATGAAGCATTCGATGATTATGATGCGAGTCTATTCCTTGGATCCGGATACACAGGGGTATCGCATACTTGTCGATCGTCTATGGCCGCGTGGCATGAAGAAAGATAGGCTTCGCTTGGATTTGTGGGCGAAGGAGGTTACTCCTTCAACACCGCTGCGTACATGGTTTGGGCATAAGGCCGAGAGGTTCGAAGAGTTCCGTAACCGCTATATGAGTGAATTGGATGCGAGCGACGAGGCGGCTGAATTTGCTCGTAATTGTTCGCACATCATTCGCGATCAGGACATATTGCTGTTGTACGCGGCAAAGGATACCGAGCACAACCATGTGATGGTTCTCAAGGAGTGGCTGTTGCAGCAGCCATCCTTTGAGAGCATCGAACAGGCTGCATAA
- a CDS encoding cupin domain-containing protein, protein MSDEHGETGGLGFIGDVSSLVKVQDEATVSRTIMEHAGGNVVLFSFDAGQVLSEHTAAMPVFVQAGSGHLKVTASGKTVDLVPGGLAYFPTRLPHAVEAVEASVMMLTMITPARDAKETSD, encoded by the coding sequence ATGTCTGATGAGCACGGTGAGACGGGGGGGCTTGGATTCATTGGCGATGTCTCGTCATTGGTCAAGGTTCAGGACGAGGCCACGGTGTCTCGCACGATCATGGAGCATGCTGGCGGCAATGTCGTGCTGTTCTCCTTCGATGCGGGGCAGGTTCTGAGTGAGCATACCGCAGCGATGCCGGTGTTCGTACAGGCCGGGTCCGGCCATCTGAAGGTTACCGCGTCGGGCAAAACGGTCGATCTGGTACCTGGTGGCTTGGCGTATTTCCCGACGCGTCTGCCGCATGCGGTGGAGGCTGTCGAGGCCTCCGTCATGATGCTGACGATGATCACTCCGGCGCGAGACGCCAAGGAAACGAGCGACTAG
- a CDS encoding class I SAM-dependent methyltransferase, whose protein sequence is MGTNSLPTSERHAEDFSGDELPFSERDSAHLPGHWLLARLGKRVLRPGGLELTQHMLDHAKAEGGDVVEFAPGLGRTATEILGHSPASYIGVDEDPKAAAIVGQIVAGRGHCITANASDTGLPEASADVVVGEAMLTMQSDRGRQKIIAEAARLLRPGGRYAIHELGLQPDTLDTKVKNAIRKELAQSIKVSARPLTAAEWTALLKDAGFEVDWVDAAPMALLNMKRNIADEGIIGVLRIVKNLLKDSQARSRVLTMKRTFTKYKKHINGIAIVAHKLG, encoded by the coding sequence ATGGGAACCAATTCTTTACCTACATCAGAACGTCATGCTGAAGACTTTAGCGGTGATGAGCTGCCTTTTTCGGAGCGCGACTCCGCACACCTTCCCGGGCACTGGCTGCTCGCTCGCCTCGGCAAGCGCGTGCTCAGGCCGGGTGGACTGGAATTGACACAGCATATGCTTGACCATGCCAAGGCGGAAGGTGGTGATGTGGTCGAATTTGCTCCGGGTCTTGGTCGCACCGCGACGGAGATCCTGGGGCACTCGCCGGCCAGTTATATTGGCGTCGATGAGGATCCCAAGGCGGCTGCAATCGTCGGCCAGATCGTCGCTGGTAGAGGGCATTGCATCACGGCGAATGCCAGCGATACCGGTCTGCCCGAGGCAAGCGCCGACGTGGTCGTGGGCGAGGCAATGCTGACAATGCAGTCCGACCGTGGCAGGCAGAAGATCATTGCCGAGGCCGCCCGCCTGCTGCGTCCAGGTGGGCGCTATGCCATTCATGAGCTCGGGCTGCAGCCCGACACCTTGGACACGAAGGTGAAGAATGCCATCCGCAAGGAACTGGCTCAGTCCATCAAGGTGAGTGCGAGGCCGTTGACCGCAGCCGAGTGGACGGCATTACTGAAGGATGCCGGTTTCGAGGTTGACTGGGTTGATGCGGCACCGATGGCCTTGCTGAACATGAAACGCAATATCGCGGATGAAGGAATCATTGGGGTGTTGCGCATTGTGAAGAACCTCCTCAAGGACAGTCAGGCGAGAAGTCGGGTTCTCACTATGAAGCGTACTTTCACCAAATACAAGAAGCATATCAATGGCATAGCCATCGTCGCCCATAAGCTGGGGTGA
- a CDS encoding Fic/DOC family protein — MPLRAEGTVSQLQWIHHYLFQDVYEWTGRIRTIDMSKGGGSVFQPLQLFDTGVQYAETTLRNDHMLQGLDRGRFIERLAVNFDNFNTLHPFREGNGRTQRVFWTLIARDAGWGLDWSQVSKRENDIASFIAHENVDHSKLEAMFDKIVQPLPPEQDRRLLPSIGFKPGGHDDSTTPNVYQALSDSEYERQRQRYGYQTKGSDKSKLKKTASYLR; from the coding sequence ATGCCTCTCAGGGCCGAGGGTACGGTTAGCCAGTTGCAGTGGATCCACCATTATCTCTTCCAGGATGTGTATGAGTGGACGGGACGGATCCGCACCATCGACATGAGCAAGGGCGGAGGCAGCGTCTTCCAACCCTTGCAACTCTTCGACACGGGCGTGCAGTACGCCGAGACGACGCTGCGCAACGATCATATGCTGCAAGGCTTGGATCGCGGCCGGTTCATCGAGCGTCTGGCCGTCAACTTCGACAACTTCAACACCCTGCACCCGTTCCGCGAGGGCAATGGTCGCACGCAGCGCGTCTTCTGGACGCTGATAGCCCGTGACGCCGGTTGGGGCCTGGACTGGTCGCAGGTATCCAAGCGAGAGAACGACATTGCCTCGTTCATCGCCCACGAGAACGTGGACCATAGCAAGCTGGAAGCCATGTTCGACAAGATCGTGCAACCGCTCCCACCCGAGCAGGATCGCCGGCTCCTACCCTCCATCGGCTTCAAGCCCGGTGGTCATGATGATTCCACAACACCGAACGTATACCAGGCATTGAGCGACAGCGAATACGAGCGGCAGCGCCAACGCTACGGCTACCAGACCAAAGGCAGTGACAAGTCCAAATTAAAGAAGACCGCCAGTTACCTACGTTAG
- a CDS encoding TetR/AcrR family transcriptional regulator, with the protein MTTGMQERMKISRRERNTTATRAKIFDVAHELFSEKGYDAVTVQHIADTADIGIGTLFYHASSKTELFLMVYNSSLEQAIQAGRKAQNDLPADASLCDRILALSLPIADAMNSPEAGNFARYHKELLFGDSNDRYRRAGIDLVRGFESEVAGVLGGALHIDAHSLLTRLTARAIFAALHFDIALPETDLNPATRFAGAGSMSLRMQIQIIVEGFESIGARHATPNRGELNLGTQAAHTSDDNDSWLAVIPAHDVS; encoded by the coding sequence ATGACCACAGGAATGCAAGAGAGGATGAAGATTAGCCGCCGTGAACGTAACACCACTGCTACGCGTGCGAAAATTTTCGACGTTGCACATGAATTGTTTTCTGAAAAAGGGTATGACGCGGTAACTGTCCAACATATTGCTGACACGGCTGATATTGGTATCGGAACGCTGTTCTATCATGCATCTTCGAAAACTGAGTTGTTTCTCATGGTGTATAACTCTTCGCTGGAACAAGCAATACAAGCTGGCCGAAAAGCCCAGAATGATCTTCCGGCGGATGCTAGTCTTTGCGATCGTATTCTTGCTCTCTCGCTTCCCATTGCCGATGCGATGAACAGTCCTGAAGCTGGAAACTTTGCCAGATATCACAAGGAGTTGCTGTTCGGTGATTCCAACGATCGTTATAGGCGTGCCGGCATTGATTTGGTCAGAGGCTTTGAAAGCGAGGTTGCAGGTGTGTTAGGCGGCGCGCTGCATATTGATGCGCACAGTTTGCTGACACGACTGACCGCCCGTGCAATCTTCGCTGCATTGCATTTCGATATTGCCTTACCTGAGACGGATTTGAACCCGGCCACCAGATTCGCGGGTGCTGGTTCGATGAGTCTTCGCATGCAGATTCAGATTATCGTCGAAGGTTTTGAAAGTATCGGCGCACGCCACGCCACACCCAACCGTGGTGAGTTGAATCTGGGGACGCAAGCAGCTCACACCAGTGACGACAACGACTCTTGGTTGGCCGTCATCCCGGCTCACGATGTTTCCTGA
- a CDS encoding oleate hydratase, with protein sequence MHYSSGNYEAFVHPRKPARSDSVSAYIVGSGLAGLSAAVFLIRDGQVAGERIHILEELPLAGGSLDGIQRPDIGFITRGGREMENHFECLWDMYRSIPSLEVPGASYLDEYYWLDKDDPNSSNCRLIHERGDREPSDGDFTLTDDAQKEIVKLILMPESETGDKTIEDFFSEEFFASNFWYYWATMFAFEKWHSLAEMRRYLMRFIHHIDGLPDFTALKFNRYNQYDSMVKPLLAYLEEHHVDIRYGTTVRNIEVESHGDSIVAKKLILTVSGEDQEQPLSEDDLVFVTNGSITESTTYGDHHTPAPVTKEPGGSWTLWKNLAKQSPEFGHPEVFYKGLPQRSWFISATATIENTEVDPYIERLTKRPLHDNKINTGGIITVTDSNWLLSFAVHRQPHFKEQRPNETTVWIYGLYSDTEGNYVHKKITECTGEEITQEWLYHLGVPEALIPKLAKQDSINTNPAYMPFITSYFMPRKAGDRPAVIPQGSKNLAFIGNFAESPTRDTVFTTEYSVRTAMEAVYSFLDVERAVPEVFGSTYDIRELLKAAYYLRDRKSLLEAPLPTKLPIPALVKNKALHKIQGTWIEELLKESHLL encoded by the coding sequence ATGCATTACTCAAGTGGTAATTATGAAGCGTTCGTTCACCCACGCAAACCAGCTCGATCTGATTCAGTGTCAGCATATATTGTCGGGAGCGGACTAGCTGGCCTTTCGGCCGCCGTGTTCCTCATCCGAGACGGGCAGGTTGCTGGGGAGCGCATCCATATATTGGAGGAACTGCCGTTGGCAGGAGGTTCACTTGATGGCATTCAGCGACCTGATATAGGGTTCATCACCAGAGGCGGTCGCGAAATGGAAAACCATTTTGAATGCCTGTGGGACATGTACCGGTCCATCCCATCCTTGGAAGTTCCGGGAGCCTCATATCTCGATGAATACTACTGGCTTGACAAAGATGACCCGAATTCTTCAAACTGCCGACTCATACACGAGCGAGGTGACCGCGAGCCTAGTGACGGCGATTTCACACTCACAGATGATGCGCAGAAGGAAATCGTCAAACTGATACTGATGCCGGAGAGTGAAACCGGCGATAAGACCATCGAAGACTTCTTCTCTGAGGAATTCTTTGCCAGTAATTTCTGGTACTACTGGGCGACCATGTTTGCATTTGAAAAGTGGCATTCGCTTGCCGAGATGCGTCGCTATCTTATGCGGTTCATTCATCATATTGATGGGCTTCCCGATTTCACCGCGCTCAAATTCAACCGCTACAACCAGTATGATTCCATGGTCAAGCCTCTCCTCGCATACCTTGAAGAACACCATGTTGACATTCGCTATGGCACCACTGTTCGCAATATTGAAGTCGAATCGCATGGGGACAGCATCGTTGCGAAGAAACTGATCCTCACTGTCAGCGGCGAGGATCAGGAACAGCCATTGAGTGAGGATGACCTGGTATTCGTCACCAACGGTTCCATCACCGAATCGACGACCTATGGAGACCACCACACTCCTGCGCCCGTCACCAAGGAGCCAGGAGGCAGCTGGACCCTTTGGAAGAACCTCGCTAAACAGTCACCTGAGTTCGGGCATCCTGAAGTGTTCTATAAAGGTTTGCCTCAACGAAGCTGGTTCATTTCTGCAACAGCGACCATAGAAAACACTGAAGTCGATCCATATATCGAGCGTCTGACCAAGAGACCTCTGCATGACAACAAAATCAATACCGGCGGTATCATCACCGTCACCGATTCCAACTGGCTGCTGAGTTTCGCCGTGCATCGTCAACCTCACTTCAAAGAACAACGACCGAACGAAACCACTGTGTGGATTTATGGCCTGTATTCCGATACCGAAGGCAACTACGTGCACAAGAAAATTACCGAATGCACTGGTGAAGAAATTACTCAGGAGTGGCTCTATCACCTTGGTGTTCCCGAGGCGCTGATCCCGAAGCTTGCAAAACAGGATTCCATCAACACCAACCCTGCATACATGCCGTTCATCACGAGCTATTTCATGCCACGCAAGGCAGGCGACAGGCCTGCGGTAATACCACAAGGATCAAAGAACCTTGCCTTCATCGGCAACTTCGCCGAATCACCCACCAGAGACACGGTATTCACCACCGAATATTCAGTGCGCACGGCAATGGAAGCGGTTTACTCTTTCCTCGATGTGGAGCGCGCTGTGCCTGAAGTATTCGGATCCACATATGACATCAGAGAATTGTTGAAAGCTGCGTACTATCTGCGCGATAGAAAGAGCCTTCTCGAAGCTCCTCTGCCAACTAAATTACCAATACCTGCTCTTGTGAAAAACAAAGCATTACACAAAATCCAAGGCACCTGGATAGAAGAACTCCTCAAAGAGTCCCACCTCCTGTAA
- a CDS encoding Fic/DOC family protein: MSDVDPYLIPGTGVLRNLVNAHSGQALNAAENDWVTFRFLQLQKTPLTAEGTVKQLQWIHHFLFQDVYEWAGRIRTIDMSKGGGSVFQPLQLFTTGVRYAETTLRDDHMLQGLDRGRFIERLAVNFDNFNTLHPFREGNGRTQRVFWTLIARDAGWGLDWSQVSKRENDIASFIAHENVDHSKLEAMFDKIVQPLPPEQDRRLLPSIGFKPGGHDDSTTPNVYQALSDSEYERQRQRYGYQTKGSDKSKLKKTASYLR; this comes from the coding sequence ATGAGCGACGTTGACCCGTATCTGATTCCTGGCACCGGTGTGCTGCGCAACCTGGTCAACGCCCATAGCGGGCAGGCGTTGAATGCCGCTGAGAATGATTGGGTCACGTTCCGATTCCTGCAATTGCAAAAGACACCACTCACTGCCGAGGGGACGGTCAAGCAGTTGCAGTGGATCCATCATTTCCTGTTCCAGGATGTGTACGAGTGGGCGGGACGGATCCGCACCATCGACATGAGCAAGGGCGGTGGCAGCGTCTTCCAACCCTTGCAACTGTTCACCACGGGCGTGCGATACGCCGAGACGACGCTGCGCGATGATCATATGCTGCAAGGCTTGGATCGCGGCCGGTTCATCGAGCGTCTGGCCGTCAACTTCGACAACTTCAACACCCTGCATCCCTTCCGCGAGGGCAATGGTCGCACGCAGCGCGTCTTCTGGACGCTGATAGCCCGTGACGCCGGTTGGGGCCTGGACTGGTCGCAGGTATCCAAGCGAGAGAACGACATTGCCTCGTTCATCGCCCACGAGAACGTGGACCATAGCAAGCTGGAAGCCATGTTCGACAAGATCGTGCAACCGCTCCCACCCGAGCAGGATCGCCGGCTCCTACCCTCCATCGGCTTCAAGCCCGGTGGTCATGATGATTCCACAACACCGAACGTATACCAGGCATTGAGCGACAGCGAATACGAGCGGCAGCGCCAACGCTACGGCTACCAGACCAAAGGCAGTGACAAGTCCAAATTAAAGAAGACCGCCAGTTACCTACGTTAG